A portion of the Streptomyces sp. NBC_01335 genome contains these proteins:
- a CDS encoding glycosyltransferase yields the protein MSVQSHPAAPNASVAPEFPRHVVTAVLVSHDGARWLPDALAGLLGQERPVQNAVAADTGSADDSARLVTEALGGDRVLHLARRTGFGTAVDEAVRTAGELTVDDLPYLKRPSGWDPVTRTWRDDAYDLPELPYGEPVQWLWLLHDDCAPEPDALAELLRVVDTDPHAAIVGPKLRGWYDRRQLLEVGVTIANSGRRWTGLDRREQDQGQHDQVRTVLSVSSAGMLVRRDVWEELGGFDRRLPLMRDDVDLCWRAHQAGHRVLVAPDAVLRHAEAAARERRPIDCAGRSVVGPHRVDRAGAVYAMLANTPVKKLPWVLLRLVVGTLLRTLAYLVGKVPGQALDEVTGLIGTLLRPGRIMAARRARGKGTVDPAELRSLFPPPGATVRATVEQVAGNFGSRSDADAAGGSRHGAVESGPGGDDADFLEIEQFARLKRIGRKPGPVLFALLLFVSLLACRGLLGGGALAGGALLPAPDAVSDLWSRFADGWHPVVTGSTEAAPPYLGVLAAVSALFFGSTGFALTLLLVCSVPLAGLTAYFASRPLIESRLLRAWASVAYAFLPAVTGALATGRVGTAVLAVLLPLMARTAVSAHGLRGDGRVRGSWRATWAFTLLLTFTTAFTPVVWPLAVVLGLGVLALRRRDLAAYGLRFLATAGTPLLVLAPWSLSLLSRPSGFLREAGLDLGEGTASAVDLLSLSPGGPKGGGSVLFIGVVLAALAALLRGERQTAIRAAWAAALAGLLFAGLSNGSTWAGPATLVYGTALIAAALLGADGARIRVAALNFGWRQPVAALIALASAAAPVLAALAWMAGGAAGPLERRDPVQVPAFVAEESTTTDQPRTLVLGGKSAGSVSYTLVRGSGARLGDAELTGSTGSNSHLDRIVANLVAGSGADQGHQLSGFAVRYVLVRDGAPREMGRVLDATPGLSRLSQLDGSALWRVDQDVARLMIVPASGDGEGVMVPSGTVESHTKIPAGEDGRLLRLADAADPAWQATLDGKPLTRKTVDGWAQGFELPASGGRLDLTYDTPITHSVWIWAQIGLAVVLVVMALPGRRREVDDDLPEDPEAAAAADAAEGDGRRARRLRAAAEAEAAAAAAAEAAAAAGTDLPPDIAPGAPSDPAADGRPEPEPYAPTGDEDGVYVPAQTEGDAAYVPAQAEGDGAYAAIPQQQYAEWDGQQQYQQAEYAPYQAEQYSAEQYPAEQYQPEQYATTDQYGTDQFQQVDPYQQNAYDPYGYGQQQQQQQQYQGYETQAPYDPYAGQQYGVHDTDEQVDPNAPDQAPWQTRNASRGESE from the coding sequence ATGTCCGTGCAGAGTCACCCGGCGGCGCCGAACGCGTCCGTCGCCCCAGAGTTTCCCCGGCACGTCGTCACCGCCGTGCTCGTCTCCCACGACGGCGCGCGCTGGCTGCCCGACGCGCTCGCGGGGCTGCTCGGGCAGGAGCGCCCCGTACAGAACGCCGTCGCCGCCGACACCGGCAGCGCCGACGACTCCGCGAGGCTGGTCACCGAGGCGCTGGGCGGTGACCGCGTGCTCCACCTCGCGCGCCGGACCGGCTTCGGCACCGCCGTCGACGAAGCGGTCCGCACCGCGGGCGAGCTGACCGTCGACGACCTGCCCTACCTCAAGCGCCCCAGCGGCTGGGACCCCGTCACCAGGACCTGGCGCGACGACGCCTACGACCTGCCGGAACTCCCCTACGGCGAACCCGTCCAGTGGCTCTGGCTGCTCCACGACGACTGCGCCCCCGAGCCCGACGCCCTCGCCGAGCTGCTGCGTGTCGTCGACACCGACCCGCACGCCGCGATCGTCGGACCCAAGCTGCGCGGCTGGTACGACCGCCGTCAGCTCCTCGAAGTCGGCGTCACCATCGCCAACAGCGGCCGCCGCTGGACCGGACTCGACCGGCGCGAACAGGACCAGGGCCAGCACGACCAGGTCCGTACCGTCCTCTCCGTCTCCTCCGCCGGCATGCTGGTGCGCCGCGACGTCTGGGAGGAGCTCGGCGGCTTCGACCGCAGACTCCCCCTGATGCGCGACGACGTCGACCTCTGCTGGCGCGCCCACCAGGCCGGCCACCGGGTGCTGGTCGCCCCCGACGCCGTGCTGCGGCACGCCGAGGCGGCCGCCCGTGAGCGCCGCCCCATCGACTGCGCCGGACGCTCCGTCGTCGGCCCGCACCGCGTCGACCGGGCCGGGGCCGTCTACGCGATGCTCGCCAACACCCCGGTCAAGAAGCTTCCCTGGGTGCTGCTCCGCCTCGTCGTCGGCACCCTGCTCCGCACCCTCGCCTACCTCGTCGGCAAAGTCCCCGGCCAGGCGCTCGACGAGGTCACCGGCCTCATCGGCACCCTGCTCCGGCCGGGCAGGATCATGGCCGCCCGCCGCGCCCGCGGCAAGGGCACCGTCGACCCGGCCGAACTCCGCTCCCTCTTTCCGCCGCCCGGTGCCACCGTCCGCGCCACCGTCGAACAGGTCGCCGGTAACTTCGGCTCCCGTTCCGACGCCGACGCCGCCGGCGGCTCGCGCCACGGAGCCGTCGAGTCCGGACCCGGCGGCGACGACGCCGACTTCCTGGAGATCGAGCAGTTCGCCCGGCTCAAGCGGATCGGCCGCAAACCCGGCCCCGTCCTCTTCGCCCTCCTGCTGTTCGTCTCGCTGCTCGCCTGCCGCGGCCTGCTCGGCGGCGGCGCGCTGGCCGGCGGCGCCCTGCTGCCCGCGCCCGACGCCGTCTCCGATCTCTGGAGCCGGTTCGCGGACGGCTGGCACCCGGTCGTCACCGGCTCCACCGAAGCGGCCCCGCCCTACCTCGGCGTGCTCGCCGCCGTCTCGGCCCTCTTCTTCGGCTCCACCGGCTTCGCGCTGACCCTGCTGCTCGTCTGCTCGGTACCCCTCGCAGGTCTCACCGCCTACTTCGCGTCCCGGCCGCTCATCGAGTCCCGCCTGCTGCGGGCCTGGGCGAGCGTCGCGTACGCCTTCCTGCCGGCCGTGACCGGAGCGCTGGCCACCGGACGCGTGGGCACCGCCGTCCTCGCCGTGCTGCTCCCGCTGATGGCCCGTACCGCCGTCTCGGCGCACGGTCTGCGCGGCGACGGACGGGTCCGCGGCAGCTGGCGGGCCACCTGGGCCTTCACCCTGCTGCTCACCTTCACCACCGCGTTCACCCCGGTCGTGTGGCCGCTCGCCGTCGTCCTCGGCCTCGGCGTGCTCGCCCTGCGCCGCCGGGACCTCGCCGCGTACGGACTCCGGTTCCTCGCCACCGCGGGCACCCCGCTGCTCGTCCTCGCCCCCTGGTCGCTCAGCCTGCTGAGCCGGCCGTCCGGCTTCCTCCGGGAGGCGGGCCTGGACCTCGGCGAGGGCACCGCCTCCGCCGTCGACCTGCTCTCGCTGAGCCCCGGCGGCCCCAAGGGCGGCGGCTCCGTCCTCTTCATCGGTGTGGTGCTCGCGGCGCTCGCCGCGCTGCTGCGCGGCGAGCGGCAGACCGCGATCCGCGCCGCCTGGGCCGCCGCGCTCGCCGGCCTGCTCTTCGCGGGCCTCAGCAACGGCTCCACCTGGGCCGGTCCCGCCACCCTCGTCTACGGAACCGCGCTGATCGCCGCCGCCCTGCTGGGCGCGGACGGCGCGCGCATCCGCGTCGCCGCCCTCAACTTCGGCTGGCGGCAGCCGGTGGCCGCGCTGATCGCGCTGGCCTCCGCCGCCGCGCCGGTGCTCGCCGCCCTCGCCTGGATGGCCGGCGGCGCCGCCGGACCGCTGGAGCGCCGCGACCCGGTGCAGGTCCCCGCGTTCGTCGCGGAGGAGAGCACGACGACGGACCAGCCGCGCACCCTGGTGCTCGGCGGGAAATCGGCCGGCTCGGTCTCGTACACCCTGGTCCGCGGGTCCGGCGCCCGGCTCGGCGACGCCGAACTGACCGGGTCGACCGGCAGCAACAGCCACCTCGACAGAATCGTCGCCAACCTGGTCGCCGGCTCCGGCGCCGACCAGGGCCACCAGCTCAGCGGGTTCGCCGTGCGGTACGTCCTCGTACGCGACGGCGCTCCGCGCGAGATGGGCCGGGTCCTCGACGCGACCCCCGGCCTCAGCCGCCTCAGCCAGCTCGACGGCAGCGCGCTGTGGCGGGTCGACCAGGACGTCGCCCGTCTGATGATCGTCCCGGCCTCCGGCGACGGCGAGGGCGTGATGGTTCCCTCCGGCACCGTGGAGTCCCACACCAAGATCCCGGCGGGCGAGGACGGCAGGCTGCTCCGCCTCGCCGACGCGGCCGACCCCGCCTGGCAGGCCACCCTGGACGGCAAGCCCCTCACCCGCAAGACCGTCGACGGCTGGGCGCAGGGCTTCGAGCTCCCCGCGTCCGGCGGGCGGCTCGACCTCACGTACGACACCCCGATCACGCACTCCGTGTGGATCTGGGCGCAGATCGGTCTCGCCGTGGTCCTCGTCGTCATGGCTCTGCCGGGCCGCCGCCGCGAGGTCGACGACGACCTCCCCGAGGACCCGGAAGCCGCTGCCGCCGCCGACGCGGCCGAGGGCGACGGACGCCGGGCCCGCAGGCTCCGCGCCGCCGCCGAGGCCGAAGCGGCTGCCGCTGCCGCCGCGGAGGCCGCCGCCGCCGCCGGTACGGACCTGCCGCCGGACATCGCGCCGGGCGCTCCCTCGGACCCGGCCGCCGACGGCCGGCCCGAGCCGGAGCCGTACGCCCCGACGGGGGACGAGGACGGCGTGTACGTCCCGGCGCAGACCGAGGGTGACGCTGCCTACGTCCCGGCGCAGGCCGAGGGCGACGGCGCGTACGCCGCGATTCCCCAGCAGCAGTACGCCGAGTGGGACGGGCAGCAGCAGTACCAGCAGGCCGAGTACGCCCCGTACCAGGCGGAGCAGTACTCCGCCGAGCAGTACCCGGCGGAGCAGTACCAGCCCGAGCAGTACGCGACGACGGACCAGTACGGGACCGACCAGTTCCAGCAGGTCGACCCGTACCAGCAGAACGCCTACGACCCGTACGGCTACGGGCAGCAGCAGCAACAGCAGCAGCAGTACCAGGGTTACGAGACCCAGGCCCCGTACGACCCCTACGCGGGGCAGCAGTACGGCGTCCACGACACCGACGAGCAGGTCGACCCGAACGCCCCGGACCAGGCGCCGTGGCAGACCCGTAACGCATCGCGAGGCGAGTCCGAGTGA
- a CDS encoding WhiB family transcriptional regulator: MTELFQQLLVEDADEELGWQERALCAQTDPESFFPEKGGSTREAKKVCLACEVRSECLEYALSNDERFGIWGGLSERERRRLKKAAI, from the coding sequence ATGACCGAGCTGTTCCAGCAACTGCTGGTCGAGGACGCGGACGAGGAACTCGGCTGGCAGGAGCGCGCACTGTGCGCCCAGACCGATCCCGAGTCCTTCTTCCCCGAGAAGGGCGGATCGACCCGGGAGGCCAAGAAGGTCTGCCTCGCCTGCGAAGTCCGATCCGAATGCCTGGAGTACGCCCTGTCGAACGACGAGCGGTTCGGCATCTGGGGCGGCCTCTCCGAGCGGGAGCGGCGGCGCCTGAAGAAGGCCGCGATCTGA